A stretch of Microtus pennsylvanicus isolate mMicPen1 chromosome 5, mMicPen1.hap1, whole genome shotgun sequence DNA encodes these proteins:
- the Pnliprp1 gene encoding inactive pancreatic lipase-related protein 1, translating into MLILWTIPLFLLGAVRGKEVCYGKLGCFSDTQPWAGTAIRPLKLLPWSPEKINTRFLLYTNENPNAFQLLQPSDPATIEASNFQTARKTRFIIHGFIDKGEENWVLDMCKNLFQVEELNCICVDWKGGSQTTYTQAASNVRVVGAQVAHMLDVLATNYSYSPSKVHLIGHSLGAHVAGEAGSQTPGLGRITGLDPVEANFEGTPEEVRLDPSDASFVDVIHTDAAPLIPFLGFGTNQMMGHMDFFPNGGQNMPGCKKNALSQIVDLDGIWSGTRDFVACNHLRSYKYYLESILNPDGFTAYPCTSYRDFESDKCFPCPYQGCPQMGHYADQFANMTSEEPQKFFLNTGDAKNFARWRYRVSLTLSGKTVTGEAKVALFGSKGNTQQYDIFRGVMKPGAIHSNEFDAKLDVGTIEKVKFLWNNHMINPSFPKVGAAKITVQKGAERTEYNFCSAETVREDTLLTLMPCDAPDTM; encoded by the exons ATGCTGATACTCTGGACAATCCCACTTTTCCTCCTGGGAGCAGTCCGAG GAAAAGAGGTTTGCTATGGCAAACTTGGATGCTTTTCTGACACTCAACCCTGGGCAGGGACAGCCATCAGGCCCCTAAAACTTCTCCCTTGGAGCCCTGAGAAGATCAACACCCGCTTCCTGCTCTACACCAATGAGAACCCAAACGCTTTCCAG CTTCTCCAGCCCTCTGACCCGGCAACCATTGAGGCCTCCAACTTCCAAACGGCCAGGAAGACTCGGTTCATTATCCATGGCTTCATAGACAAAGGAGAAGAAAACTGGGTGCTGGACATGTGCAAG AACCTGTTCCAAGTGGAGGAGCTGAACTGCATCTGTGTGGACTGGAAGGGAGGCTCTCAGACCACCTACACGCAGGCTGCCAGCAACGTGCGAGTAGTGGGCGCCCAGGTGGCTCACATGCTTGACGTCCTTGCG ACAAACTACAGCTACTCGCCTTCCAAAGTTCACCTCATCGGCCACAGCCTAGGCGCCCATGTGGCCGGGGAAGCAGGAAGTCAGACTCCAGGCCTAGGCAGGattactg GACTGGATCCCGTAGAAGCAAATTTTGAAGGGACTCCTGAAGAGGTCCGGCTTGATCCCTCCGATGCCAGCTTTGTTGATGTAATCCACACAGATGCAGCTCCCTTGATTCCATTCTTGG GTTTTGGAACAAATCAAATGATGGGCCACATGGACTTCTTCCCCAACGGGGGACAGAACATGCCCGGGTGCAAGAAGAATGCCCTGTCGCAGATTGTGGATCTAGACGGCATCTGGTCAG GAACCCGGGACTTCGTGGCTTGTAACCACCTGAGAAGCTACAAGTACTACTTGGAGAGCATCCTCAACCCGGATGGGTTCACTGCATACCCCTGCACCTCTTACAGAGATTTTGAGTCT GACAAGTGCTTCCCCTGCCCATACCAAGGCTGCCCACAGATGGGTCACTATGCTGACCAGTTTGCCAACATGACAAGTGAGGAGCCACAGAAGTTCTTCCTGAACACAGGCGACGCCAAGAATTTTGCAC GTTGGAGGTACCGGGTCTCCTTGACActgtctggaaaaacagtcaCTGGGGAGGCCAAAGTGGCTCTGTTTGGAAGCAAGGGCAACACTCAACAGTATGATATCTTCAG GGGCGTTATGAAACCAGGCGCTATACATTCCAATGAGTTTGATGCCAAGCTTGATGTGGGAACAATTGAGAAAGTCAAGTTTCTTTGGAATAATCACATGATAAACCCAAGCTTCCCCAAAGTGGGTGCGGCCAAGATCACTGTACAAAAGGGAGCAGAACGAACAGA GTACAATTTCTGTAGTGCCGAGACAGTGAGAGAAGATACTCTGCTCACCCTCATGCCTTGTGATGCCCCAGACACGATGTGA